The proteins below come from a single Afipia felis ATCC 53690 genomic window:
- a CDS encoding phasin family protein produces MFKVEDFQQQSKEQLDAAVASARTVANGFQAIAAAFGDYSKKSYEDTKGYVEKLSGVKSLDKALEVQSEYAKTAYDTFVVEAQKIGQLYSDLAKESYKPFEGLVSKYTQH; encoded by the coding sequence ATGTTCAAGGTGGAAGATTTTCAGCAGCAAAGCAAAGAGCAGCTTGACGCCGCAGTGGCCTCTGCTCGCACCGTTGCCAACGGTTTTCAGGCGATCGCCGCAGCGTTCGGCGATTACTCGAAGAAGTCGTACGAAGACACCAAGGGTTACGTTGAAAAGCTTTCCGGCGTGAAGTCGCTGGATAAGGCGCTCGAAGTTCAGAGCGAATACGCCAAGACCGCCTACGATACGTTCGTCGTCGAGGCGCAGAAGATCGGTCAGCTTTATTCGGACCTTGCCAAGGAATCCTACAAGCCGTTCGAAGGTCTGGTTTCGAAGTACACGCAGCACTAA